One Anoplopoma fimbria isolate UVic2021 breed Golden Eagle Sablefish chromosome 21, Afim_UVic_2022, whole genome shotgun sequence DNA segment encodes these proteins:
- the LOC129111045 gene encoding transcription factor 21, with translation MSTGSAASDAEDYETCTRRTATSLDRSGRKISCYNPNRYSDEELEEGRTKPESKLSRTQQKEARQSQRNAANARERARMRVLSKAFSRLKTSLPWVPADTKLSKLDTLRLASSYISHLRQILQDDAFGNSFVHPVNLV, from the coding sequence ATGTCCACTGGCTCTGCTGCAAGTGATGCTGAGGACTATGAGACATGCACCAGGAGGACTGCCACCTCGTTGGACAGGAGCGGGCGGAAGATTTCCTGCTACAATCCCAACCGGTATTCAGATGAGGAGTTGGAAGAGGGGAGGACCAAACCCGAGAGCAAACTCTCCAGGACGCAGCAGAAGGAAGCACGACAGTCGCAGAGGAACGCGGCCAACGCCAGGGAGAGGGCTCGGATGAGAGTGCTGAGCAAGGCGTTCTCTAGACTGAAAACCAGCCTGCCCTGGGTACCAGCGGACACCAAACTGTCCAAATTGGACACGCTTCGACTCGCCTCCAGCTACATTTCTCACCTGAGACAGATCCTGCAGGACGACGCATTCGGGAACAGCTTTGTGCACCCAGTCAACCTGGTATGA